One Streptosporangium sp. NBC_01495 DNA window includes the following coding sequences:
- a CDS encoding zinc-dependent alcohol dehydrogenase, with translation MRRIELVGRHRIRLDGDAPIPPIGPGDVLVRVGACTVCNRSDLAYYHYFGLRDHCATGCFGHEVAGTVEAVGERVTRVAPGRRVFVRTPLTSGFAEYAAAREVSVGVLPDDVPFEQGAILQLLPLAVHATRGVRLGDRVAILGQGPVGLMALQVARLRGAAEIAVADLDPWRLERATLLGADRTSLVKSPQAVPEELGTEFDVAIEAVGTPHTANACVDLVRQNGLVVFLGTHHIDTHVTFDMVKWEKKGLRVHSSAEPTDTARAEAMRVAERLAATFTGRLRLDAILTAVYPLERLQDALDRLSESPTLHPAGSAAPFQTPPPETLKIAIRPDLE, from the coding sequence GTGCGCCGGATCGAACTCGTCGGCCGACACCGCATCCGGCTGGACGGCGACGCGCCGATCCCGCCCATCGGACCGGGCGACGTGCTCGTCCGGGTGGGGGCCTGCACCGTCTGCAACCGCAGCGACCTGGCCTACTATCACTACTTCGGCCTGCGCGACCACTGTGCGACCGGCTGCTTCGGCCACGAGGTCGCCGGCACCGTCGAGGCGGTGGGAGAGCGGGTGACCCGCGTCGCGCCGGGGCGGCGGGTGTTCGTCCGCACCCCGCTCACCTCGGGGTTCGCCGAGTACGCGGCGGCGAGGGAGGTCAGCGTGGGCGTCCTCCCCGACGACGTGCCCTTCGAGCAGGGCGCGATCCTGCAACTGCTGCCCCTGGCCGTGCACGCGACCCGGGGGGTGCGGCTCGGCGACCGGGTGGCCATCCTGGGGCAGGGGCCGGTCGGGCTGATGGCCCTGCAGGTCGCACGGCTGCGTGGCGCGGCCGAGATCGCCGTCGCCGACCTGGACCCCTGGCGTCTGGAGCGCGCGACGCTCCTCGGCGCGGACCGGACCTCGCTGGTGAAGTCGCCGCAGGCCGTACCGGAGGAGCTGGGGACGGAGTTCGACGTCGCCATCGAGGCGGTCGGCACCCCGCACACCGCCAACGCCTGCGTCGACCTGGTCCGGCAGAACGGTCTCGTCGTCTTCCTCGGCACCCACCACATCGACACCCACGTCACCTTCGACATGGTCAAGTGGGAGAAGAAGGGGCTGCGGGTGCACAGCTCCGCCGAACCGACCGACACCGCGAGGGCCGAGGCGATGCGGGTGGCCGAGCGGCTGGCCGCCACCTTCACCGGGCGCCTGCGCCTCGACGCGATCCTCACCGCCGTCTACCCGCTGGAACGGCTCCAGGACGCCCTCGACCGGCTTTCCGAGAGCCCCACCCTGCACCCGGCCGGAAGCGCCGCGCCGTTCCAGACCCCGCCCCCGGAAACCCTGAAGATCGCTATACGTCCGGACCTGGAGTGA
- a CDS encoding Gfo/Idh/MocA family protein, with the protein MKWGIAGYGDIVRRKALPALLSLGETVACVWGRDAARARTTCEEFGGFPGAFGTSDYTDLLDVAEVVYVATPVAAHLPLAVAAARAGLPVLVEKPLGGTAPEPATAHAGGARHRETVSELAAAHVGVAYYRRLAPALGRVREILRGRAVHHAVVEFRSHFDPGPDDPRLWRTDPAISGGGVLADVGSHRLDLLCWLLGEPVVTGARTGLPFDLGGERLARVGLAWPSGGVADLEAAWVPGARHDRFHLSFDGGHLELDPLDSGTVRGIVDGVAVDEFLPPPENPHLPLMADFARSVRDGTDPVCTVRDADTVDRLIATAYALATPLEEQP; encoded by the coding sequence GTGAAATGGGGGATCGCCGGATACGGCGACATCGTCCGTAGGAAGGCCCTGCCCGCCCTGCTCTCCCTGGGGGAGACCGTCGCCTGCGTGTGGGGCAGGGACGCCGCGCGGGCCCGGACGACCTGCGAGGAGTTCGGGGGTTTCCCCGGCGCCTTCGGCACGTCCGACTACACCGATCTGCTCGACGTGGCCGAGGTCGTCTACGTCGCCACGCCGGTCGCGGCCCATCTGCCCCTCGCGGTCGCGGCGGCGCGGGCGGGCCTGCCGGTCCTGGTGGAGAAGCCGCTCGGCGGGACGGCGCCCGAGCCGGCCACCGCCCACGCGGGAGGCGCCCGCCACCGCGAGACGGTTTCCGAGCTGGCCGCCGCCCACGTGGGCGTCGCCTACTACCGCAGGCTCGCGCCCGCGCTCGGGCGGGTGCGCGAGATCCTGCGCGGGCGTGCCGTGCACCACGCGGTCGTGGAGTTCCGGAGCCACTTCGACCCGGGGCCGGACGACCCCAGGCTCTGGCGTACCGACCCCGCGATCTCCGGCGGGGGAGTGCTCGCCGACGTGGGCAGTCACCGCCTCGACCTGCTCTGCTGGCTGCTGGGGGAGCCGGTCGTGACCGGCGCGCGGACGGGCCTGCCCTTCGACCTGGGCGGGGAGCGCCTCGCCCGGGTGGGGCTGGCCTGGCCGTCGGGAGGCGTGGCCGACCTGGAGGCGGCGTGGGTGCCCGGCGCCCGCCACGACCGGTTTCACCTGTCCTTCGACGGCGGCCACCTGGAGCTCGACCCCCTCGACTCGGGGACCGTGCGCGGGATCGTCGACGGGGTCGCCGTCGACGAGTTCCTTCCCCCGCCGGAGAACCCGCATCTCCCCCTCATGGCCGACTTCGCCCGTAGCGTCAGGGACGGGACCGACCCGGTCTGCACCGTCCGCGACGCCGACACCGTCGACCGTCTCATCGCGACCGCCTACGCGCTCGCAACCCCTCTGGAGGAACAGCCGTGA
- a CDS encoding DUF1349 domain-containing protein, producing the protein MNEPVSLPAFPTPLRWLNRPEDWSADGDALSISAGAGTDLFSDPGEPNRYANAPALVGRLDGDFTLSARVRLDLLSTYDAAVLLLYADDDRWAKFCLELSPQGRPTIVSVVTRGVSDDCNSVTMDSRDIRLRISRIGSAFAFHVADESGFWNLIRYFALDGDPEVGFLAQSPTGDGCTVRFEDIEYSPKRLSELRGGE; encoded by the coding sequence GTGAACGAGCCCGTCTCCCTGCCCGCCTTTCCCACGCCGCTGCGCTGGCTGAACCGGCCCGAGGACTGGAGCGCCGACGGCGACGCGCTCTCCATCAGCGCGGGGGCGGGCACCGACCTCTTCTCCGACCCCGGGGAGCCGAACCGCTACGCCAACGCCCCCGCTCTCGTCGGCCGCCTGGACGGCGACTTCACCCTCAGCGCGCGGGTCAGGCTCGACCTGCTGTCCACCTACGACGCGGCCGTCCTGCTGCTGTACGCCGACGACGACCGGTGGGCCAAGTTCTGCCTGGAGCTCTCCCCGCAGGGCAGGCCCACGATCGTCTCGGTGGTCACCCGCGGGGTGTCCGACGACTGCAACTCCGTGACCATGGACAGCCGGGACATCCGGCTGCGGATCTCCCGCATCGGCTCCGCCTTCGCCTTCCACGTCGCCGACGAGTCCGGTTTCTGGAACCTCATCAGATACTTCGCGCTCGACGGTGACCCCGAGGTCGGCTTCCTCGCCCAAAGCCCCACCGGCGACGGCTGCACCGTGCGCTTCGAGGACATCGAGTACTCGCCCAAGCGCCTGTCCGAACTGCGCGGCGGCGAGTAG
- a CDS encoding LysR family transcriptional regulator, whose amino-acid sequence MELQQMRYVVAVAETSNFTRAAEQCLVVQSALSHQIARLERELGAKLFERTSRRVRLTPAGEAFLPAARQALDAAERARAEVAAAAGEIRGRLAVGAIPTVAAVDLPTALQRFHLRHRQVRISLRSGASEELIERVRQGTLDAAFLGLPVGVRPKGVRGRELARGDLVAVVAPGHPLAGRERVDLHQLSDEPFVDFPPGTAARAQSDGAFAAAGVRREVAFEVTNMDFMARLIRQGLGVGMLPAAFVPELPDLPVLQLRDAPARMEHLIWSRFPPSPAAAAFLSVLGIPAAELSESPDP is encoded by the coding sequence ATGGAGCTTCAGCAAATGCGCTACGTCGTCGCCGTCGCGGAGACGAGCAACTTCACCCGCGCCGCCGAGCAGTGCCTGGTCGTCCAGTCCGCGCTGAGCCACCAGATCGCCCGCCTGGAACGTGAGCTGGGTGCCAAGCTGTTCGAGCGCACCAGCCGTCGCGTCCGGCTCACCCCCGCCGGCGAGGCTTTCCTCCCCGCGGCCCGCCAGGCTCTCGACGCCGCCGAACGAGCCCGCGCCGAGGTGGCGGCCGCCGCCGGCGAGATCCGGGGCCGGCTCGCCGTCGGCGCCATTCCCACCGTCGCGGCGGTCGATCTCCCGACCGCGCTGCAGCGTTTCCACCTGCGGCATCGGCAGGTGCGGATCAGCCTCCGCTCGGGCGCGAGCGAGGAGCTGATCGAACGGGTGCGGCAGGGCACCCTGGACGCCGCGTTCCTGGGGCTGCCGGTGGGCGTACGCCCCAAGGGCGTCCGTGGCCGTGAACTGGCGCGCGGTGACCTCGTCGCCGTGGTGGCGCCCGGCCACCCGCTGGCGGGCAGGGAACGCGTGGACCTGCATCAGCTGTCGGACGAACCGTTCGTCGACTTCCCGCCGGGCACCGCCGCGCGGGCCCAGTCGGACGGCGCGTTCGCGGCGGCCGGAGTCCGGCGCGAGGTCGCCTTCGAAGTGACGAACATGGACTTCATGGCTCGCCTGATCCGGCAGGGCCTGGGCGTCGGGATGCTGCCCGCCGCCTTCGTGCCCGAACTCCCCGATCTGCCCGTCCTCCAGCTTCGCGACGCTCCCGCCCGGATGGAGCACCTCATCTGGAGTCGCTTCCCGCCGTCCCCCGCCGCCGCGGCGTTCCTGTCCGTCCTCGGTATTCCGGCGGCGGAACTCTCAGAATCGCCGGACCCGTGA
- a CDS encoding MFS transporter produces the protein MTATRPHTNGGLSRGLLLLMSVATGLAVAGNYFAQPLLDLISRELGVGPSLAALVVTAAQGGYALGLILLVPLGDLVERRRLAVSLYAVTAVFLLVSATAPNGTVLLVGTALTALTSVGAQVVLPFAATLADPAERGRVVGTVMTGLMLGLLLARTASGALSELGGWRTVYWVNAVLMVLMAVLLRVFLPRLGGDDGRLSYLGLLRSTVAMFRYEPLLRWRAGIGALSLASFSVLWTALTFLLVRSPYNWSESAIGMFALVGVVGALTATVAGRLADRGHVQIVTGAGTVLLLVSWPVIAAGEHWLVWLLAGVIVLDLAHQAVLNSSQNVLYALRPEARNRINSAFMTSLFLGGAVGSALTSVVWVNGGWTGVCVLGATLSAGTVALWVLERVTVRRAAGRPPETPVHRGDDPARAASTT, from the coding sequence ATGACGGCGACGAGACCTCACACGAACGGCGGCCTGTCGCGCGGGCTGCTCCTGCTCATGTCGGTGGCGACCGGGTTGGCGGTCGCGGGAAACTACTTCGCGCAGCCGCTGCTCGACCTGATCAGCCGGGAGCTGGGGGTCGGGCCATCACTGGCGGCGCTGGTGGTGACGGCCGCGCAGGGCGGGTACGCGCTGGGGCTGATCCTGCTGGTGCCGCTCGGCGACCTGGTGGAGCGGCGGCGGCTGGCGGTGTCGCTCTACGCGGTGACCGCGGTGTTCCTGCTGGTGTCGGCCACCGCCCCCAACGGCACGGTGCTCCTGGTCGGTACGGCCCTGACCGCGCTGACCTCGGTCGGAGCGCAGGTGGTTTTGCCGTTCGCGGCGACGTTGGCGGACCCGGCCGAGCGCGGCCGGGTGGTCGGTACGGTGATGACCGGCCTGATGCTCGGCCTGTTGCTGGCGCGGACCGCGTCCGGGGCGTTGTCGGAGCTGGGCGGATGGCGGACGGTCTACTGGGTGAACGCGGTCCTGATGGTGCTGATGGCCGTGCTGCTGCGTGTCTTCCTGCCCCGGCTCGGCGGGGACGACGGGCGCCTGTCCTATCTGGGGCTGCTGCGCTCGACGGTCGCGATGTTCCGGTACGAGCCGTTGCTGCGGTGGCGGGCGGGCATCGGCGCGTTGAGCCTCGCCTCGTTCAGCGTGCTGTGGACGGCGCTGACCTTCCTGCTGGTGCGGTCGCCGTACAACTGGTCGGAGTCGGCCATCGGCATGTTCGCCCTGGTCGGTGTCGTGGGCGCGCTGACCGCCACGGTGGCGGGGCGGCTGGCCGACCGCGGGCACGTCCAGATCGTGACCGGTGCCGGAACGGTCCTGCTGCTGGTGTCCTGGCCGGTGATCGCGGCGGGGGAGCACTGGCTGGTCTGGCTGCTCGCCGGTGTGATCGTGCTGGACCTGGCGCACCAGGCGGTGCTCAACAGCAGCCAGAACGTCCTCTACGCGCTCCGGCCCGAGGCCCGCAACCGGATCAACTCCGCCTTCATGACCTCCTTGTTCCTCGGCGGCGCGGTGGGCTCCGCGCTGACCTCGGTGGTCTGGGTGAACGGCGGCTGGACCGGCGTGTGCGTCCTGGGCGCCACCCTCTCGGCCGGGACCGTCGCGCTCTGGGTCCTGGAGCGCGTCACCGTCCGCCGGGCGGCGGGCAGGCCCCCGGAAACCCCGGTTCACCGGGGCGACGACCCGGCACGGGCCGCCTCGACCACCTGA
- a CDS encoding SDR family oxidoreductase: MSRTVLITGATGTVSTALMRALEGAEVDLRALVREESKADGPYELGAEVFVGDLDDARSLPPAFEGVQDLWLLTPNGPRAPENSMNAVWAARQAGVERIVRLSVVGAAHDAPNRSGRLHALSDREIERCGMRWTILRPHWFMQNLLNDAGDISATGTFSLNMASARIGMIDVRDIAECAARVLLDDPDRHHGETYTLTGPRSLTFDEVADRLSLALGRSVTYLPVGDDAKRGTLLGYGVPKWIVDMLEEYARAYASGWGDFTTDTLAGLLGHPPRDIADFVRDHAAAFTSPLGVAARSGREGDGGAEDPAQ, from the coding sequence GTGTCACGCACCGTACTGATCACCGGAGCCACCGGAACCGTGTCCACCGCACTGATGAGGGCGCTGGAAGGGGCCGAGGTGGACCTTCGCGCTCTCGTCCGCGAAGAGTCGAAAGCGGACGGCCCGTACGAGCTGGGCGCCGAGGTCTTCGTCGGTGACCTCGACGACGCCCGGTCTCTGCCGCCCGCCTTCGAGGGCGTGCAGGACCTGTGGCTGCTCACCCCGAACGGTCCGCGCGCTCCGGAGAACAGCATGAACGCCGTATGGGCCGCGCGTCAGGCCGGTGTGGAGCGCATCGTGCGCCTGTCCGTCGTCGGCGCGGCCCACGACGCGCCGAACCGCAGCGGCAGGCTGCACGCACTGTCCGACCGGGAGATCGAACGGTGCGGCATGCGCTGGACGATCCTGCGCCCACACTGGTTCATGCAGAATCTGCTGAACGATGCGGGCGACATCTCCGCCACCGGCACGTTCTCGCTGAACATGGCCTCGGCGCGGATCGGCATGATCGACGTACGCGACATCGCCGAGTGCGCCGCCCGCGTGCTCCTCGACGACCCCGATCGCCACCACGGCGAGACCTACACCCTCACCGGCCCGCGCTCCCTGACGTTCGACGAGGTCGCCGACCGGCTGAGTCTCGCTCTCGGCAGGTCCGTCACGTACCTGCCGGTCGGCGACGACGCCAAGCGCGGGACACTGCTCGGCTACGGCGTTCCGAAATGGATCGTCGACATGCTCGAGGAGTACGCGCGGGCGTATGCCTCCGGCTGGGGAGACTTCACCACCGATACGCTCGCCGGCCTTCTCGGCCACCCCCCGCGCGACATCGCCGACTTCGTCCGCGACCACGCCGCGGCGTTCACCTCGCCCCTTGGCGTC